The following nucleotide sequence is from Acetivibrio cellulolyticus CD2.
GAACTTTGGGCATATGAATCAAAGACAAGATTACTTCCTAGTCTTTTCACTTCTGAGAATAGTGTTATTTTTAGTGATGCAGAAGGTACAATTACATCTCTTAATAAAGATACAGGTAAAACTATTTGGACGTATGCTACAAACAAAGAGCAACGGGATTTATATTGTAATATGGCTCTTTTTGATAATACATTGGTTTTCTTTCACACCGAAGGTCAAGTGTACTTTTTAGACAAGAATACAGGAAGTAAAACTTACGATGAGACAACTAATAAGGCTATAATTAAGATAAACATATATAATGACATTGCGATAATTGTATGTGATGATGGAACCATTAATTTTTATGACATTATAAATAAAAAGCCGTTAAATTCTTTAAGTACGGCCAGCAAATACTATAAATCAATAAAAATTAAGGATGATTTATTGTACGTGTTAGGAACTGATGGAAGTTTATATGCGTACGGAATTAATGATTATAAAGAGGTTTGGAATTATAAAAGCAGAATAATTGAGTCAGAAATATTCATTTCAGGTAATCAAATAATATTTGTTTCTACAAAAACAGATCGATCTACTGAGTTTGTTATACTTGACCGGCTTACAGGAAAGGAGGTAAAAGTTATAAACTAAAAAAAGTGCTTAGTCATTTTTTAAATAAACAAATGTAAGTTGGAAATTAGATAACTATATATAACGTTGAAAAGTATTTACGTTGCAAATTTACCTCTTATTTTTATTCTAAGAGACGAAATAAATGTAAAAATTTTTTACGTACAGCTCATAGATAGTATGAAGCAATATTTATTTTAGATTTACTAACTTCAGTAATAAGGACTGGTGTTAGCATACAATTTGGGGGGAAAGTAAAAAATGAGAAAGAAATACTCAGTACTAGTAATTTTAGTCTTTTTAATGCAAATCATATTTGCTGATGTCAGTTTTGCTGCGTCGGCACCAACTACTTTAAAAGTATCCGGTTGCTTAACTTACAAGTATAAAAATTCAATGTCAGGCTCAGAAAAAACAGCTCCATTAGAAAATTATACTGTGAAGTTATATGATCAGGATATTGGTCACACTCATTTGATGGGAACTACTAAAACCGATAGCAATGGAAATTTTATTTTCGGAGGGGTCAATGCGAATGATGGATGGCTTGCAGGGGGATTAGATCTATATTTTGTAGTTAAAGCCGAAGATGAGTTTTCATATGTTATGGAAGATGGACTTTTTAAAGATACTACAGAATTCAAGTCAAAACAGGTAGATAACATTACAAAGGATTATAATTTTGGAAATGTTAATATAGGCCTAAATGGTGCATTTCATATAGTAAATACTATTCATAAAGCGGCAGATACATGGATTGATAGTAAGCCCAATTTTGGCTGCTATCCTCCGAAAATTAAAGTGATTTGGAGAAATGGTGAAGAGAATGGTGGAACACGCTGTGGAAAAGACACAATGTATGTTCAGGCAACTGCTTCGGACAGTGATCAATGGGATGCAAATGTAATCTTGCATGAATATGGACACTTTTTAATGCGTAATTTTGCAGAGTCTCCAAAAGGAACCGGGTTAACTCACGTAGGAAGCGGAATTTACAACAAGGGTCTGGCGTATTCAGAGGGGTGGGCAACATACTTCGGACAGTATGTCGATGGCTCACCTAATTACAGTGATTCGAGTTCAAGTAGCGTACTATCAGGTGATATTGAGTTACCAAATCCTAATGTTCCAAATGAAGCCAATGAATATGCTAATTCTGCAACCTTGTGGGATATAACCGATTCGACTAATGAAGCTCATGATTCATTGACTGAAAGTTTTACATATATACAAAATTTGTTACACCAAAAAGTGTCATCTACAGGTAAATACAATCAAGGTCTTTGTGACTTATGGAAAAATTGGTTTGCGAACGGATATGCAAAGGGAAAAGAATATGAAATATGGAAAATTTTCAATAACCATGGAATGCAATTTGATAATGAGCCGCCTAAAGTATCATTTAAAAAACTCGTAAGTCCAAAGATTTCTGCTGATACTGAAGTCGAAGTAAATGCCTCAGATAATATAAAGGTTGAAAAGATAGAGTTTTATGTCGATGGTGTTTTAAAATCAACTTGTAAAAACCCACCGTATAAATTTCTTATAAAGAAGAAAGATTTTTCTAAAGGAAAGCATATACTTCAAGCAAAGGCGTATGACCCTGCAGGTGCTTCTCAGACAACTACAAATAGTGGGTTTCAGATGGTAGAACCAGCGTCTGGCAAAACTTCTGCAAAACCGATTTTGGGTGTGATAACTAATTTGGATTTTGTTACAAATACATTGGTACAGCAAATTAGACTGGCTTTTGGTGTTGCTTACCAGCCGTTTATAATAGATGATGGGGAAGATGCATTAGCTGTTACACAAAAAGGCTGGGATGATATTGGCAGTATTCTTACTGGAATGGGTAAAAGTTTTAGTCAAATAACTGACGAATCGCTGCTAACATATGATAACATTAAAAATTATGATTCTATTTTCTTAAACTGTAATTCATCTGCTTCTAGATATTCAACTGATGCAGCTTCGTCTATTAAGAAATTTGTAGAAGAAGGCGGAACAATATACGCATCAGATTATGCGTATGCTTATGTGAAAGAAGCATTTCCAGGATATTTATTATTTCCGGATACTCCTACTATAGGAAGTGCTCAAAAGGTAAATGCAATAATTACTGATTTGGGAATGGCCAATTACATTGGAATGAATAATATAGAAATAAATTATGATTTGGGTAGTTGGGTTGTGATTGACTCTGTAAGTTCGGAGGTTACAACTCATGTTAAGGGAAGTTATTATGATTATAGTAGTAACGACTTAAAGACTGATAAACCTTTATTGGTTTCCTTTCCGTATGGTAAGGGCAAGGTTATCTATACTACTTTCCATAATGAAAGACAATTAGCAAGTGAAGTGACAAAAATACTTGAATATCTTGTTCTTAAAGTTACACAAAACATTCCTGAAAGCAATGTTAATGATGTTTTGAATTCTTTTGATTATTCCATGTTCAGTACTATGTTTTCAACACTAGATCAAAATGAAGAATCTCAGATATTTAAATTTAGTTGCAAAGAAGGTCGTGACTATATCCTGACAATGGATAGTTATGGCGGATACTATAATATTGATTTGTACAAACCTGATGGAAATTTATATGCTACAATTGAGAATCCTACTCTGTCAAATGGTATACAAATTATGAATCCTGAAGCCGGAGAATGGGGATATAAGGTATCCGCTAAAGAAGTGTATTTTGAAGATACGCCTTTTGTAGTCGGAATCGGTGAAAAGTTAAGGGCTCCAAGTATTGCAAACCTATCAGAACAAACAAATAAAAAGTCTATTGATATAGAGGGTTCTTCTCCAGGATATGCAGGGATCGAATTGAAAGTGGAAAATGGTGAAAACTCTAGCGAGTATAATACCAATGTCTATGATAGTAAGTTTATAATATCTGATGTATTGCTATCCGAGGGCAGAAATGAACTCACTGTAAGTGGGAGTGTATATAACACGAGTGTTAGCAATAGTGTATATGGTGATACAGCTTCAATAATACGTGAATATGTTATAAATTGTGATTTTACAAACCCTCAAATAATATTGGACAATGAATTTACTGAAAATGTGTTTACTGACACTGTTGAGATATCAGGTTCTGTGTCTGAGGATTGTATTGTATCAATTAATGACGAAATTGCTGATATAACTTATGGCAAAGCAGGTACTGCCCCACATTTCAATTTGAATGTAAATCTTATTAAAGGTGAAAATGTTTATACAATAAAGGCGACAGATAAAGCAGGTAATGAATCTATAAAGACTTTAAGGATTATCAGAGACGACAAAATATCATATGAAACAAATGCTCCTAAAATTGTTAGCATGAACTTGTCAGACAATCAGGTTATATCGGATGATTATACGGTAAAAATAATTGCAGAAGATGAAAGTAATTATACTATCATTGCTGCAATTGATGATATTGAATTATCATCTACAAACGGAAATGAGTTTTTAATTAAGAATCAAAATGCGGGACAACATTTATTTAGCTGCACTATTATTGATAGGTGGAACAACGCAACAATTGTTGAAGTACCTTTTTATATAAATGTACAATCATCAACTTCAGAATCAAAACAAGTGCCAACATCAACACCAATCGCTACTCCAACAACGCCAACCAATACCCCTGCTTCTGGAAATGATAAGACAGAAGAACCGGGTAGTGATTTTCCTTCTAGCGTTGTTTTTACAGATTCAATAAATCATTGGGCAAAGGATTATATTGATAGTCTTTACTCGAAAAAGATAATTAGTGGATATCCTGATGGTACAATAAAACCCAATAATGAAATAACTCGTGCTGAAATGGCAGTTATTTTGGCTGAAGCCTTAGGTCTTGATGCAGAATACGCAAAAAAAGCAGCTTATAAGGATATTGACGACATACCTGAATTTGCGATACAAGCAGTAAATGCTTTAAGTGAAAAAGGAATTTTTGTCGGATATGAAGATGGTAGTTTTAGACCAAACAACAAAATAACAAGAGCAGAATTGATTACTTCTGTAGCAATAGCATATAAAATAGAGCCTGTAAGCACAAATAACAAAAGTTTTGTGGACTCTGATGTTATTCCATCATGGGCGGCAGGTCATGTTAATGCTGCTGTTGTGAAAGGGATTATTAAAGGGTACTCAGACGGAACTTTTAAACCCCAAAATAATATTAAACGTGGAGAAGCTTTTGCAGTTATATCGAATTGTTTAGAATTGAGTGACGGAATAGGAAAGTAATAAATAAATTTTTTGACCTGCAAATTGTTGGGGGGCATACGCCCCCTCAACAATTTGAATAAAAATAAAACAAACCTTCGGAATACGGAAATTCATTGTTTTATGCCTAATCTATCTCCAGTGGCTAATTGCTTCTTTAAACTTTTCAGAATATCCCCTATGCCCTGTACATACCAACTGAATATTTTCAAGGCACACCAATTCTCTGATTGATTCCTTATGCTGCATGGCATCCATATTGTAAAGCTCTATTGGACATACCAAAGGATCTGATAATAGTACTTCTATACTATTTTCTATACAATATTTTCAAGGCACGCCAATTCTCTGATTGATTCCTTATGCTGCATGGCATCCATATTGTAAAGCTCTATTGGACATACCAAAGGATCTGATAATAGTACTTCTATACTATTTTCTATACTCTGCCTGACATGATACAATAATAATATCTAAAATTTTGTTTATGTTCGTGCAATTAATATAATTCACTTTCATACCAAATATATACTTTTCTTTTTTTGTGTGGAGAATGATATTGTACCTGGTAGAACAATCGCTATTATTTATCCAGTATGCTTTTCATCAAATTCCTGAGATCAGACAGCCACTTTGATCAAACTTGGGAGACCTGTGAATTGGTTCAATCAGGTCGGTTGAAGCACTGTTTTTTCTCTGAAAAAAGGAGAGATCTATTATGAGGTACTTGCCAATAAGATCCCACTTTAAAATTATTCTTGTCATCCTTACCGTTACAGCTTTCATACTCAATAGCGTAACATGTGTAAGTGCTGCTGCCTCTACTTATAGTGAAGAGGAAATTCTCATAAAATTTAAGGATGGAGCTAATGTTTCAGGTTTGATTTCAAAATATGACTTGAAGCTCTCTGAAAGCATTACAAAACTTCAGTCCAAGAAAGTTAAATTCAGAAGTAACAAGAATAGGGATAGTGTTATTTCCCAGTTAAAAAAAGATCCCTCAGTAGTATACGCCCAGCCAAATTATATATATAAATCCTTAGGTACCCCAGACGATCCAAATTACAGCCTTCAGTGGGGTTTGCCACGAATAAAGGCAGACAAAGCCTGGGACATATCTCTTGGTTCAGAAGATATAGTAGTTGCTGTAGCAGACACCGGAGTTGATATTAACCATCCGGATCTTGCTTCCAGCCTGGTATATGGCTATAATGCGATAAACAATACCAATAGCATAGATGATGATAATGGTCACGGAACACATGTAGCCGGAATCGCTGCAGGAATAATAAATAATTCTAAAGGTATAGCAGGCGTTGCCGGTAAAAGTAAAATCATGCCTATAAAAGTGCTTGATTCTACCGGATCAGGCTATACGTCCAATATTGGGAAAGGGATTATGTGGGCTGCCGACCATGGTGCCAAAGTAATAAACCTAAGCCTTGGTTCATCAAGCTACGATAATTACCTCCAGGATGCAATCAATTACGCTTATGATAAAGGAGCTCTAATCGTGGCAGCTGCAGGGAACTCAAGTACAAATGTACCTTCTTACCCAGCAGCTCTTAATAACGTCATTGCAGTATCAGCTACTGACAGAAGTAACGCCAAAGCAACCTTTTCAAATTATGGTTCCTATATTGATCTCGCTGCCCCTGGCTTAAGCATTTACAGCACTACTTTTGACGGTGCATATGGTTACAAGTCGGGAACTTCAATGGCGTGTCCCTTTGTATCGGGTGCTGCTGCTTTGGTATGGAGCTTGAATACCAACAAAAGCCCCTCGGAAATTGAAAGTATATTGAAGAGCACCGCTTATGATATAGGTTCAACCGGAAGAGATGATGCCTTTGGCTATGGTCTGGTAGATGTTTATGAAGCTATCCGGGTTATTGAGCCTGCGCCGCCGGAAGGAACAAACACAGCCAACCCATCTTCGACTGCAATCCGCACTCCTTCAGGTACTCTTCAACCAGGTACCAGTCCAACACCTACACCAAGCCCAGAAAGTAATCCCGGACTTTCACCTGATATTATGCCAACACCAGGTCCAAGCGGTATTCCGATGCCAGATCCTTTGCTTCAACCTTTAGGGAACTTAGAAAAGCCTATAAATGCTGAACCTATAAGCGGTATATATACTATCAGCGGTTGGTTTTTAGATATTGATGGCGTAAGCACAATTGAAGTTCTAGTTGACGATAAATTTATAGGATACGCCACCTACGGCGATTCAAGGCTGGACATTGGTGCCATGTTCCCACAGTATGGAAACTCAAACTGCGGTTTTCATTATGATCTAGATACCTCCAAGCTAACAAACGGAAGTCACCTTCTTACAATACGCGAAACATCTTCAAAAGGTAACCAGATTCCGCTCTTTCCTGTGTTATTCACAGTAGGAGATGGTGCTGCTACCCCTGTGCCGTCTTCCCTGCCTTCACCAGAACCTGGTGCAGGCGGCATAAGTTATAATCTTTCTGAAGACTGTTATGTAACAGTTACA
It contains:
- a CDS encoding outer membrane protein assembly factor BamB family protein, whose protein sequence is MLNNNIIKLLLIFVMVLNLTACNNGKNLGNKTKSSSVEICEQTGKFLVCLSIDGLLQCLDISNQTVLWNQKFSIYGKNTSSHICEDKLIFAVGNELIHIDLKTGKKLWKSRLDGSISWIFADDNEKYIVVSTENDLICCFDKESNKKLWSKKYRNAALLEPVTSGDSLIFQWRFNGSKYVQGAIEHKIYSVDITNGNELWAYESKTRLLPSLFTSENSVIFSDAEGTITSLNKDTGKTIWTYATNKEQRDLYCNMALFDNTLVFFHTEGQVYFLDKNTGSKTYDETTNKAIIKINIYNDIAIIVCDDGTINFYDIINKKPLNSLSTASKYYKSIKIKDDLLYVLGTDGSLYAYGINDYKEVWNYKSRIIESEIFISGNQIIFVSTKTDRSTEFVILDRLTGKEVKVIN
- a CDS encoding S-layer homology domain-containing protein — encoded protein: MRKKYSVLVILVFLMQIIFADVSFAASAPTTLKVSGCLTYKYKNSMSGSEKTAPLENYTVKLYDQDIGHTHLMGTTKTDSNGNFIFGGVNANDGWLAGGLDLYFVVKAEDEFSYVMEDGLFKDTTEFKSKQVDNITKDYNFGNVNIGLNGAFHIVNTIHKAADTWIDSKPNFGCYPPKIKVIWRNGEENGGTRCGKDTMYVQATASDSDQWDANVILHEYGHFLMRNFAESPKGTGLTHVGSGIYNKGLAYSEGWATYFGQYVDGSPNYSDSSSSSVLSGDIELPNPNVPNEANEYANSATLWDITDSTNEAHDSLTESFTYIQNLLHQKVSSTGKYNQGLCDLWKNWFANGYAKGKEYEIWKIFNNHGMQFDNEPPKVSFKKLVSPKISADTEVEVNASDNIKVEKIEFYVDGVLKSTCKNPPYKFLIKKKDFSKGKHILQAKAYDPAGASQTTTNSGFQMVEPASGKTSAKPILGVITNLDFVTNTLVQQIRLAFGVAYQPFIIDDGEDALAVTQKGWDDIGSILTGMGKSFSQITDESLLTYDNIKNYDSIFLNCNSSASRYSTDAASSIKKFVEEGGTIYASDYAYAYVKEAFPGYLLFPDTPTIGSAQKVNAIITDLGMANYIGMNNIEINYDLGSWVVIDSVSSEVTTHVKGSYYDYSSNDLKTDKPLLVSFPYGKGKVIYTTFHNERQLASEVTKILEYLVLKVTQNIPESNVNDVLNSFDYSMFSTMFSTLDQNEESQIFKFSCKEGRDYILTMDSYGGYYNIDLYKPDGNLYATIENPTLSNGIQIMNPEAGEWGYKVSAKEVYFEDTPFVVGIGEKLRAPSIANLSEQTNKKSIDIEGSSPGYAGIELKVENGENSSEYNTNVYDSKFIISDVLLSEGRNELTVSGSVYNTSVSNSVYGDTASIIREYVINCDFTNPQIILDNEFTENVFTDTVEISGSVSEDCIVSINDEIADITYGKAGTAPHFNLNVNLIKGENVYTIKATDKAGNESIKTLRIIRDDKISYETNAPKIVSMNLSDNQVISDDYTVKIIAEDESNYTIIAAIDDIELSSTNGNEFLIKNQNAGQHLFSCTIIDRWNNATIVEVPFYINVQSSTSESKQVPTSTPIATPTTPTNTPASGNDKTEEPGSDFPSSVVFTDSINHWAKDYIDSLYSKKIISGYPDGTIKPNNEITRAEMAVILAEALGLDAEYAKKAAYKDIDDIPEFAIQAVNALSEKGIFVGYEDGSFRPNNKITRAELITSVAIAYKIEPVSTNNKSFVDSDVIPSWAAGHVNAAVVKGIIKGYSDGTFKPQNNIKRGEAFAVISNCLELSDGIGK